CCTGCGCGCCCTGGTGCGTCCGGGCGGCTGGCTGGCCATCATGACGTGCTTTCAGACCGACGATGCGCGGTTCGGGGACTGGCACTACCGCAAGGACCCGACCCATGTCGTGTTCTACCGTGCGGATACCTTCCGCCACCTGGCCGGGGGCTGGGGCTGGTCGTGCGAGAGCCCGGTCAAGGACGTCGTCCTGATGCGTCGGCCAGAGGTGTCGGCATGACAAGCTGGCTGCACGAGAAACGGCTGGAAGCGGTCGAGGCAATCCTGTGTCGAAGCGGTGCGGCCCGCGTGCTGGATCTTGGATGTGGCGACGGCGACCTGTTCGTCCGGCTGGCGGAAGACCCGCGCTACCGGGAGCTTGTCGGCGTGGACATCTGCCGCGCGTCGCTGGATCGGTTGCGGCAGAGACTGGCCGTGGACAACTGCCGCACATGCCGCATCGAACTCCGCTGGGCGTCGATGATCGAGCCGCCGGCGGATCTTGCGGGTTTCGATTGCGCCATCCTGGTCGAGACGATCGAGCATCTCGATCCCGGCCACATGTCAAAGCTGGAGCAGGCCGTGTTCCACCGGATGCGCCCCCGCATGGTGGTGATCACGACGCCGAACGCGGACTTCAACCCGCTGCTCGGCGTGCCGCCGAACCGCAGACGGCATCCGGGGCACCGCTTTGAATGGGGGCGGACGAAGTTTCGCAGATGGTGCGGCCGCGCGGCCGAGGCGGCGGGATACGACGTCGATGTGGACGATATCGCCGGCCACCACCCCGACCTTGGTGGCGCCAGCCAGATGGCTGTCTTCCGCCTGGCGGGCGCGGATGCGCGCGCGAGGCCTGCATGAGGAAACGAGGAAAGACGAAACGCTACAGACATGACACTCGACAAGGATCTTGAGACCCGGCGTCTGACGGATTGCCTTGCCCGGATCGACGTCAATCTCGGCCAGATCGGCGCACGCCTTTCCGACTACCAGCGCGACATCCAGGCGGCCCACGACCACATGTGGGAGGCGCGGCGCGACATGGATCATCTCGACAAGGTCGCGATGCGCCAGTCCATCGACCAGATGATGCGGTCCTCGGACGTGCTGCGCGCCCAGGCGAAGAAGCTCGCGAAGCTCAGGAAATCCCCGTATTTCGGGCGCTTCGATTTCCGCCGGCAGGATCGGAACGAGACGGGTTCCTACTACATCGGCATCCACGACTTTCGCGACGAGGACACGCAGGAGCCCTGGGTCTATGACTGGCGCGCGCCGGTATCTTCGCTGTTCTACGATTTCGAGACGGGCCCGGCCCGCTACGAGGCCCCGTCGGGGACAATCCCCGGCGACCTGACCCTGAAGCGGCAATTCC
This Halovulum dunhuangense DNA region includes the following protein-coding sequences:
- a CDS encoding methyltransferase domain-containing protein; this encodes MTSWLHEKRLEAVEAILCRSGAARVLDLGCGDGDLFVRLAEDPRYRELVGVDICRASLDRLRQRLAVDNCRTCRIELRWASMIEPPADLAGFDCAILVETIEHLDPGHMSKLEQAVFHRMRPRMVVITTPNADFNPLLGVPPNRRRHPGHRFEWGRTKFRRWCGRAAEAAGYDVDVDDIAGHHPDLGGASQMAVFRLAGADARARPA